In Sideroxyarcus emersonii, one DNA window encodes the following:
- the rpsR gene encoding 30S ribosomal protein S18 — MARVFKKKDDKKNNASRQLFKRRKFCRFTAEKIAEVDYKDINILKEFISENGKLIPARITGTKTRYQRQLSVAVKRARFLALLPYTDLH, encoded by the coding sequence ATGGCTCGTGTATTTAAGAAGAAAGACGACAAGAAGAACAACGCTTCGCGTCAGCTGTTCAAGCGTCGCAAGTTCTGCCGTTTCACCGCCGAGAAGATCGCGGAAGTGGATTACAAGGACATCAACATCCTGAAGGAATTCATCTCCGAGAACGGCAAGCTGATCCCGGCCCGCATCACCGGCACCAAGACGCGTTACCAGCGTCAGTTGAGCGTGGCCGTGAAGCGCGCGCGTTTCCTGGCGTTGCTGCCTTACACCGATTTGCACTAA
- the priB gene encoding primosomal replication protein N produces MIEGELVELEGLRYTPAGLARVAFKLRHSSMQQEAGMQRQVQCEIPALAIGEAAQQVSRLQPGQMVRAEGFLAQRSLKIAQLVLHIDNVTLR; encoded by the coding sequence GTGATTGAAGGGGAACTCGTCGAGCTGGAAGGCTTGCGTTATACCCCGGCAGGTTTGGCGAGAGTGGCGTTCAAATTGCGCCATAGCTCGATGCAGCAGGAAGCAGGGATGCAACGTCAGGTTCAGTGCGAGATTCCGGCATTGGCGATCGGCGAGGCGGCACAGCAAGTCAGCCGTTTGCAGCCCGGACAGATGGTGAGAGCCGAAGGTTTCCTGGCGCAGCGCAGCCTGAAGATCGCGCAGCTGGTGTTGCACATTGATAACGTTACATTGAGATAG
- the rpsF gene encoding 30S ribosomal protein S6, with product MRHYEIVFIVHPDQSEQVPAMVERYRTLVTSKNGHIHRLEDWGRRQLAYPIQKIHKAHYVLMNIEVDQPTLDELEHAFKFNDAVLRHLTIKTKAAVVTPSAMMKEEKSRSFSDAAEAAPAPAAAE from the coding sequence ATGCGACACTACGAAATCGTATTTATCGTGCATCCCGATCAGAGCGAGCAAGTGCCCGCGATGGTCGAGCGTTATCGCACGTTGGTGACCAGCAAGAACGGTCACATCCACCGTCTGGAAGACTGGGGCCGCCGCCAGCTGGCATACCCGATCCAGAAGATCCACAAGGCACACTATGTGCTGATGAACATCGAAGTCGACCAGCCCACGCTGGACGAGCTCGAGCACGCATTCAAGTTCAACGACGCCGTGCTGCGCCACCTGACCATCAAGACCAAGGCTGCAGTCGTTACGCCTTCCGCCATGATGAAGGAAGAGAAGTCGCGTTCGTTCAGCGATGCAGCTGAGGCAGCTCCGGCTCCCGCAGCGGCTGAGTAA